The following proteins come from a genomic window of Acidimicrobiia bacterium:
- a CDS encoding WYL domain-containing protein, with protein MTRLSAQDRLRRILAIIPWVVDRDGAELSEIAERFNYPERMLLPDLENVVGMVGVAPFGPGDMIEVMVDDGFVQIGYADWFSRPLRLTPAELLELIAAGKSVAVLADQEQLGSLERGLTKMAVALGQGAQEAIDVRLGTGDGDVLGAFRRAGEKGQVLSIDYYSFGRNESQSRQVEPHRLFADKGHWYAEAFCQLRTEIRLFRLDRVRDFSETDQTFTPVLDRAPIGEVFPVDEKMAEVVLRLAPAAQWVVGEYPHHEATEDDKGRWTVRLPVASPAWLARLLLRLGPQVEILEAPQELGEDLRSKAASRVLDRMNQERHLSGSSGG; from the coding sequence ATGACACGCCTGAGCGCCCAAGACCGTTTGCGTCGCATTTTGGCCATCATCCCGTGGGTAGTAGATAGGGATGGGGCGGAACTCTCGGAGATCGCCGAACGCTTTAACTATCCAGAGAGAATGCTGCTTCCTGATTTGGAAAATGTTGTGGGCATGGTCGGGGTGGCGCCTTTTGGACCGGGCGACATGATCGAGGTAATGGTTGATGATGGTTTCGTGCAAATTGGCTACGCCGACTGGTTCTCGCGCCCACTTCGGTTGACGCCGGCGGAACTTTTAGAGCTCATAGCTGCTGGGAAATCGGTTGCCGTGTTAGCCGACCAAGAGCAGTTGGGGTCACTGGAACGCGGGCTAACCAAAATGGCGGTAGCGCTAGGCCAAGGCGCCCAAGAGGCCATAGATGTGCGTTTAGGCACTGGAGACGGAGATGTCCTGGGGGCCTTTCGTCGAGCGGGAGAAAAAGGTCAAGTTTTGTCTATTGACTATTACTCCTTTGGGCGCAATGAGAGCCAAAGCCGGCAGGTGGAACCGCATCGCTTGTTTGCTGATAAAGGCCATTGGTATGCCGAAGCCTTTTGTCAACTGCGTACCGAGATTCGTTTGTTCCGCCTTGATCGGGTGCGTGACTTCAGCGAAACCGACCAAACGTTTACGCCCGTACTTGACAGGGCCCCGATCGGTGAGGTTTTCCCCGTTGACGAAAAAATGGCCGAAGTGGTTCTCCGTCTTGCTCCGGCCGCTCAATGGGTGGTTGGCGAATACCCGCATCATGAGGCGACGGAGGACGATAAAGGCCGATGGACGGTGCGGCTACCGGTGGCTTCACCTGCTTGGTTGGCCCGACTTTTGTTGCGTCTCGGCCCTCAAGTAGAGATTCTGGAAGCGCCCCAAGAACTCGGAGAAGATCTTCGTTCAAAAGCCGCCAGTCGAGTACTGGACCGCATGAATCAAGAGCGACACCTCTCGGGGTCTTCCGGGGGCTAG